The sequence below is a genomic window from Saccopteryx leptura isolate mSacLep1 chromosome 3, mSacLep1_pri_phased_curated, whole genome shotgun sequence.
GGAAAGCCTTTCCCACAATCACTGCATACGTACGGCTTCTCTCCCTTGGGAGTCATTTGATGTACAATCAGTAGGCGCTTCATTGCATAAtgtttcccacattcactgcatacatatggTTTCTCTGCTATATGAGTCCTTTGATGTCTAATCAGTTGGGTTTTCACTgaaaagcctttcccacattcactgcatacatacagcttctctcctgtatgagttcgCTGATGATTGCTGAGCTGATACCTGTAAATATAACCTTTCCCAAATTCACTACATGTGTAAGGTTTCTTTTCCACATGAGTTTTCTGATGTATATACTgtaatttattaaagattttattatatatattgtattcacTCTGATTCAGTCCTGTATGAATTTTGTGACTGGATTTTCTggagaaggctttcccacacaGACTGCATCCATAAGGTTTCTGTCCactatgaattctctgatgatcagtgagcTGAGCCATCTTGACAAACGTTATCCCACATTCAGTGCATGTGAGGGCTTCCTCTCCATTGTCAGTTGTCTGTTGCTGAATGACCTGGGACTTATTTTTGATGGATTTGGTACTGGGATGCAACCTATTTTCAGTGTAGAATAGTTCATGGTTATGACATGGGATGGATATACCATCTCCGTTCAAGAAAACAgagtttctttaaattaaaacttcTGGTTTGGTTTTCaaacttaattttgattttaaaggtTTTTCCACCTATCTCCAACATATCGCAGTGTTGCCTCAATATGGACTGGCTTTCTCTTTGATtaacaatatttgcaaacatatCATGTTCACAGCATTCTTCTCCACTCTTCACAATGTCAGGACTTTGGAAGGAACTCTGCAAAGGCACATTAACTTTCTGGATTTCTAGGAAAGAAGAGAACAGTAAATCATCCTATAATCTTTCACAATCTtagtttgaaattaaaattttttataaaataactttctgTAAAATTACTCTTTAGTGATACCCCAAGGGTtgtagaaagagagatagagtcaTCCACATTCTAGACACAGAGCCTGTAAAGCTCTTGAAGTTTCCTATGTGATAAAAGcatattttgtttaaagaaactttcatttttatttttttctgttatttattttaaggtgAGACATGAGGAAAAAAAGGCATagtctcatatgtgctctgacttagatccacctggcaaccccatgtgAAGCCAATGCTAAAGTaatgagctctttttagtgcctgagggaaaTGCACACTGACAAACCAAGGCATCCTGACTCCCAAGGCCATGCTGGAACAAAGCCAGCCACTGccagtgaaaggaaaagaaagaagagagaaggggtagaggatggggaagagaaacaggtgGTTACTTCTCcagtgtgttctgaccaggagtcaaatctgggacatgcatatgctgggccgacactctacccgctgagtcaccagccagggccaaaacaattGCTATTGATAACTGCTGAGATTATGCTAGTGAAGGGACTTATTACAGGATTTTAACATATCCTCGGGATACTAGGAAAAATAGAATGCCTTCATGTGGCTGTTCTCTTGCTTGGAAAATGTGGCCACCTCATTCATTCAGAAATTCTACAACCAGCCATGGGATCCTAAAAAATCAGAAGCCAACCAACTACCGGCAGTCAGGTGGATTCCAAGGCTAAATACAGAACAAACCTGGATGCAACCAGAATACAGAGTATGCTAGTCTGACAAGAACAAAATTGCAGGGCATGGTATGTTGGGAGATTTTCTTCCTGTCACTGAATTTGTAAAGCCCTCATAgtttcagaagtgagaagagtatattttattctgcataaaagaacattttaaaaaaggctgAGCATACACTACTGAGGAGACCAAGCACGGTTCCTACATGGCCTCAGGATGCAGTTAGTTCCAGAAGGACCAAAGAGTGGAAGGTTTACCTTCAGCCCCAACAACTGTCCTCTAGGACAGAATAGATGGCCTAGAGCTATAAGCTCTATAAAAATGACTATTCATATCTTATCACCTTCTGGGTTAGTGAATACATCCATGTGCGTGGTGTAGGGTTCATCTCAGTTCCATGGGTAGAGAAGCGCCTGTATTCAGGAATATGTCAGACCTTGTCTTATGTACTTATTCATCTGTctcctttaaaataaatgcataaatatcaGCATTTCTCTGACTTCTGTATCCAGCTCTAGGAAATTAATTGAATTCAAGGAAAGGTTGATGAGAACCTCCAACTTATCCAACTGGTCAGAAGCACCGGTTATAATCTGGACACACAAATTGACATCACAAGTGAAGAAAGTTTTGTGGaactgaactctttttttttaattttttaatgtatttctttttttttttaatttttatttatttatttcagagacagaatgggagtcagagagagggatagacagggacagacagacaggaacagagagagatgagaagcatcaatcattagtttttcattgtgcgttgcaacaccttagttgttcattgattgctttctcatatgtgccttgaccgcgggccttcagcagaccgagtagccccttgctggagccagcgaccttgtgttctagctggtgggcttttgctcaaaccagatgagcccgcgctcaagctggcgacctcgggctctcgaacctgggtcttctgcatcccagtccaacgctctatccactgcgccaccacctggtcaggcggaactGAACTCTTAACTCGTAGGTTAGGACACTTAGTTCTAAGTATACAGTATCagaactgaaataatttttaggaCACTCAGTTTAGTAACTACCCAGAGGAAGGAACCTGAAGCAAAGAAGTAAAGGTAATCAGTCTGTGAAAGATAGTAAAAGACACAATGGAAACCTGAACAGTAGAGGATATCAGAAAGTATAggtggggcaaaattaggtttacaatTGTTAATATGGgaaaagatataataataaaaataataataacaataaataataatttaagaataacactggcaggttggctcagtgtcaCAGCATCAGCtgggcgtgtagaagtcctgggctGCATTCCtgctcaggacacacaggagaagtgcccatctgcttctccacccatccaccTGCCCCTCTCACTTggctcttttcctcctctcctgcagccatggctggactgGAGCAAGTTTGCCCATGGCAGTGAGGATGGATGGCTCTTTGACCttcaccccaggcactaaaaaatggccctgatggcaacagagcaagggtcccagatgtggagagcatcgccccctagtgggcttgccgctTGGATCCCAGTTTGAGGTGCATTTGGGAGTAtggctctccttcccctctcattaaattaaaaataaaagaagagatttttgcctgactaggcggtggcgcagtggataagagcatcagattgggatgcggaggacccaggtttgagaccctgaggtcgccagcttgagcgcgggctcatctggtttgagaaaaagctcaccagcttggacccaaggtcactggcttgagcaaggggttactcgttctgctgaaggcccgcagtcaaggcacatatgagaaagcaatcaatgaataattaagatctcgcaatgaaaaactgataattgatgcttctcatctctctctgttcctgtctgtccctatccctctttctgactctctctgtaaaaaaaaaaaaaaaaaaaaaaaaagattttatttattgataatacATAGGGAGAAGAGAGCTAGTGTGGGGCAAGAAGTATGAactaatagttgcttcactttagttttttatgCTTGCCACAATTCCCTTGACtctgcaagcccagggctttgaactggcaacctctgcattctaCATCACtgccctatccactgaaccaccacaggtcaggctcagaacgcaagttgatattttatttttatacttaatgcatgttaaagagaagagggagacagagaaggtgaaggagcaagaagcatcaacttgcacatgtgccttgagcagtTAAGTATGCGGTTTACCagctggcaaccttagtgttcccgATGGGCACTTTATCCACTAAGACACCACAAGCCAGACTCAAAATCAAGTTTTTGGGGGCTTTTTTtctgatagagacagagatagagtcagagagagggatagattcaGAAGAGGACAAACTGTCTAATCAAGATGACAATATATCATGAAAGTCAGTGCAGGAGAAGCTGCCATTTCATATGACAGAAAACTTGGGATTAATTATCTAGCACTTAGTGTTATCAGAATTTAATGGGaaggtaatattattttaaaattccagcaataatgcctgactaggtggtggctcagtggatagagcatcagactgggacgcagaggacccagccTCAAGACCCCaaaatcgccagcttgagtgcaaggccgctggctcgagcaaggggtcactcagtctgctatagccccccggtcaaggcacatatgagaaatcaatcaatgaacaactaaggaaccacaacaaagagttgatgtttcttgtctttctttctgcctgtctgtctatccctctctctgactctctctgtctctgccacaaagaaaaaaaaattccagcaataataaatgcaattaagaaaacaatttaaatttctgcataataaagaagaaaatcacaCAGAGGTATGATTTAGAAAGactagcctgacaaggcagtggtgagAAAATAGTGTCGAAATGGAACACCGAGGACCTTGGTTCAATACGCTGACGTTGTTGGCTAGGTctcgctggcttgagaatgggatcatagacatgaccccagggaaGCTGGTTTGAGCCTATGGTCACTGTCCacagagcaaggggtcacttgctctgctgcagcctcccagtccaggcacatatgagaaagcaatgaacaactaaggagacaaaaagttgatgcatctcatctctctccctttctgcctgtctttatctgtccctctctctatctctctgtctctgtcacacacacacacacacacacacacacacaagtaaataaagactaaaatgttttattctaaaaCTTACAAAATTATCTTGGAAGAAATCAAAGACCTAATTAAACAAAAGAACACACCATAATCCTGGATTAATATGAAGACTATGTTGCAGAAAAAATTACTACAGAATGAGATAGACTAAATGTAGCTGGTTAGTTCTGCAGAAACTGacaagctgattttaaaattcatattgaaaTTGAAGAAATATCCAGATGtcaaaatctctattttttttttcttttgtacttttctgaagtgagaattgaggaggcagagagacagactcctgcatgtgcccaaacaggatccacctggcatgcgcaatagggggtaatgctctgcccatctggagaatTGCTCTTTTGCAATggcagccattctagcacctgaggtggaggacagggagccattctcagaaCCCGGGTCcacatgctccaatggagccttggcagcaggaggggaagagagagatagagagaaaggaaagggggaggggtggagaagatgatgggtgcttctcttgtgtgccctgagtgggaatggaacccaggacctTCACatgctggggtgatgctctacctccGAGTCAACTGCTCAGGGCCTCAAAATGatcttgaaagagaagaacagaCTCAGAGAATTCACCCTTTCCAATTCTGAAAGCTGCTATAAAGCTATCGATATAAAAAAGCACCATGAAAATGTGTACACaaaaaatgttccaaaattgACTGTTACAacagtgatggttgcacaactaaatgaataaactaaaaactaaTTAGCTATTCATTTAAGGGGCTAAGTCGATTCATAAGTgaattaaatctaaataaaatctttaactcTATGATGTAAAATCAGAAGCTTTAGGAAAACAAAGGCAGCAAAAACATCTACTCATGAAGAAAATCTGATTTAGGAAACCTGGGAAGGATGGCACGTGAAGCACACGTAAGTTGTACTAGTTTGAGCTGGAACTCATGTGGCATGTTAACAAGGTCTATTCTTGTTcattacatgaaatgttacaGGAATATAAGAGAGGTacatagaaaaacataaataagtaaaacaaaacaaataa
It includes:
- the LOC136398216 gene encoding zinc finger protein 615-like produces the protein MGENLTFILPHQKHITPLNSTVLQKCLRFHDVAMDFTHEEWQLLDPNQDLFRDVMLEIYSHLVSVGHQSIKPDALSKVERREETWTVGDEPQHLVCPEIQKVNVPLQSSFQSPDIVKSGEECCEHDMFANIVNQRESQSILRLHPSTKSIKNKSQVIQQQTTDNGEEALTCTECGITFVKMAQLTDHQRIHSGQKPYGCSLCGKAFSRKSSHKIHTGLNQSEYNIYNKIFNKLQYIHQKTHVEKKPYTCSEFGKGYIYRYQLSNHQRTHTGEKLYVCSECGKGFSVKTQLIRHQRTHIAEKPYVCSECGKHYAMKRLLIVHQMTPKGEKPYVCSDCGKGFPVKIQLIIHQRTHTCLTRYGGPVDTFQKIKASA